The Polyangium aurulentum genomic interval TCCTCGAGCGCGACCAGGCGCGCGAGCCAGCCGCGTCGGACCCACACCTTCTGCGCCTCGATGCGCCCCCGGTAGCCCGCGAATGCCTGATCGCGGAATTTACCGAGCTTGCGGCGGTCCTCGGGCAGGTCGGGATCGTCGAGGAGGTAGCCGCTGTCGGCGCGGCGAATGAGGCCGAAGGCGATGGCCAGCGTGAAGTCGCGCAGGTCGTCGTTCTCGTCCTGGTGCTCGCCGCGCTCGTCGCGCACCTTCTCGATCCGCTCGGCCCAGCTTATCTTCGAGTCGCCCTCCTTCACGCCGTCGATCGAGATCCGGAACAGGCGCGTGTCCGGATCGGGCGCGCCCTCCCAGTTCTTGTCGATGTGGATCGGGATCTGCGGCACGCCCTTCGGCAGCCCGGGGACCTTGGCGCCCTCGGAGAGCTCCTTGTCCTTCACCGCGCGATAACGCCGCTCGTAATCGCTCAAGCTCTTGACCGCGTGCAGCGGGCAGCCGAGGCGCGCGAGATAGAAGATGACCTCCCCCGGCCTCTCCGAGGGCACGATCTGACCCCGATCCACGCGGTGCGAGGCCAGGTGCGCGAGCACCGGCCCGAGCGAGCGCTCGTAGTCGTGGTGCATCACCGCGTACGCCTTGTCCGGCAGGAGCGGCGCGCCCGCGCCGAGCGTGACGAATGGCGCGCACTTCACGGAGGCGTGCTCCAGTTTGTCTTTGATATACGATGCAATCTCGTCCTCGGGCGTGCGCTGGGCCTCCTCGAGCCAGGCCGGGTCCGAGGTGGGGGGCAGCGTGCCCAGGCGGCGCTCGAGGCGCCGGGCGGCCGAGACGATCGACGCCTCGAAGGCCAGCTCCTCGTCGATGCGCAGGCCCCGCTCGGCCTCGCTGCCGGCGATGCGCCCGCGCAGGGCCGCGGCGGCGAGCTGCACGAGGTCGTCGATGATGCGCCGCTCGATGTCCTGCTCGGCCCCTCCCCCGCTCGCCACCGCCGCGAGGCGCGAGAGCGCGCCCGAGAGCTGCAGATCGCTCGGCCGCACGATGCGCGCGTAGAGGTGCTCCCAGAGCCGTTTGCCCGAGCGGTGGTCCTGCAGGACCTCGACGTCGAGCACGTATCGATTGGCGTCGCTGCCCTCCTGCCTCCGCCCGCCGGAGGAGACGAGCCGCGCGGCGCGCTCCTCGAGGCGGCGCTGGATGCGGTCGACGCGCGCGAAGAAATGAAAGCTCGACAGGCGGCGGCGATCGAGCTCCTTGAGCACGGCCGCGTAGAATTCGAGCATCGCGTTCGCGCGCACCCGCGCCCGCAAGCCGTCGAGCATGTCGCGATACCAGGCCGCGAACGTGGAGGCGACCTCGAAGTAGTCGTTTTCCCGGCCAGGGAGCTTCTCGAGCAGCGTCTCGGGCGCCGCCTCGGCGAGCTCCTCGACGCGCCGCTTGAGGTCCTCGACCAGCCGGCCGTCGGCGAGCACGAGGCCGCGCTCGTACGCCTTTCGCGTCTCCTCCTGCTCGGCCGCGATGGCGCCGCGCAAGAGCGCGTGGAAGTAGCGCGCCTCGGTCGGCCCCTTGCCCTTGGCGAGCTCGGTGAGCGAGAGGTCGCCCGTGTCGGCCGCGACGCGCGCGGCGGCCTCGCGGGCCCTGTCGCGCGCGCCGTCCTCGCTCTTTCCGAGCTGCGTCTTCAGCGCCGCGAACGCCTGCGCGGTCTCGCTGCGCACGCGCTCCGGATCGCGCTCGAAGGCCGCGAGCTCGGCGTCATCCCAGCCGCGCAGCTTGATCGCCTCGTCGACGCGGCGGAGCACGTCCTCGCGGCACCTGCGCACGAACGCGCCAATCGCGCCCTCGCCGCCGGCCCCGCCGCCCCGCGCCCACTCGACCGCGCGCCGGTAGGGCTCCCCCTCTTCGGCCCTGCCCGCGGCCTTCGCGTCGAGCCCGCGCACGAACGCGTCATCGGCCGCGTCGAGGTCCGCGCCGTCGCCGAGCGCGGCGCTGCCGCCGGGCACGGCCGCGAGGAGCAGCTCCGATCCGAGCCTGAGCGCCCCGTATTCGAGGAGGTCCTCCACGGGCAGGACCATGGCGCTGATGCCGAACGAGCCGAACGATTTGGTGAACGCCTGCTCGTCGAGCTGCATCAGCTCGCGCGTGTCGTTGTCGAGCGTCGAGCCCTCACGGTCGAGGATCGAGGTGAAGATCTGCGCGTGCGCCGCGTCGGCGATCGCGGGATAGATCTCCTGCGAGTCGGCGATGACCACGCCTGCGTCGGTCTTCTCCTCGACGAGGTAGATCTGATCGAACGGGGGCCGGTCGACGGTGACGCGCTCGGGGTTGTCGGGATCGTAATGGAAGACGACGGGCGCGGCGGGGCTCGCGCTCTGCAACAGCTCGAGTTCTTGCAGGGCCGCGTAGCCGTTGGCCATGATCTTGTCGAACTGGTTGGGCGGCAGGCCCTTGCCGCGGAAGACATTCGGCAGGACGAACGTGCCGATCATGCGATGTCCGCGCTGGCCGCCGAGGAGGCGTCGCAGGGTGAGGGCCATCGTGACGAACCCGCCCGATCCGGTGCCGCCCGCGAGCGAGGCGTACACGTGGATCTTGGCGGCCTTGTTGGCGCGGAACGGGTTGTGGACGTCGTAGGCGCGGCGGATGGCCTTCTCGAGGGTCGAGACGATCTTGGCGCGGTCGTTCTCGAGGTGGTGGTAGAGCGACAGGCGGCTCTCGATGCGGATTTGCCCGGCCCCCTTGCCGCGCTGGGCGCGGGGGCGATACCACTCGGGCCACCACTGGGTGAAGAGCGGATCGGCCTTCGCGTGGAGCTTGCCCTGCTTGAGCTCGACGTACTCGGGCTTGTCGAAGTCCGAGAGCACGAACTTGTGGGCAGCGTCGACCCAGACGAGCCGCGCGAGGTCGTCGGCGTCGGTATCGAACGCGAAGAAGTGGACGAGGTCGTTGTAGCGCTCGAAGGCATCGTCTTGCTTCACCTTGCGAGCAAGCTCGTCGACGATGGCGCCTCCTGCGCCCCCGAGGCCGATGAAGAAAGCCGGCGCGATCTTCTTTTCGCTGAGCGTCATCCGTGGATCCCGCGGGGAGCCTACAGCAAGAAGAAGGGCTGGGGCTAGAGGCGTGAGCGGGGGCGGGAGCGGAAGGCCCCCCCGCGGGGCCTCGCGCTCGCGCTCGCGCTCACCTGGGCGTCCACGAAAAGACGAGCCCCGTCCCCTCCACCTCGTAGCGTACGCCCGGCATTGCGCGGAACCGGCCCTTCACGAGCCGCACCTCGCGCCCCTCTTCGCTCGCCCCGAATTCGCCCTCGCGCGGCAATTCCCGCACCCTTCGCCCGCCCATCGGCTGCCCGAGCACCGCGCCGCCGGGCCCCGCCCGCAGCTCGAGCACGCCGCCCCGGCGCACCGGACCCGTCGGTCCCAAAAGAAGCGTGGCGGAGCGATAAAACCCCGCGCGCGCCCGCGTGCCCAGGGGGAACTTGGTCTGCCGGGGCAGATCCGGATCGCGCCGGTCCTCGCAATGAAGCACGGCCGTCCTGCGGAATCGCGCGGGCAGCACGATCCCGAGCACGAGCAGGAGAGTCGTGAGCGCCGCGCCGACGAGCTGTATCGTGCGGCCATACCGCTCCCAGAACGTGAGCGGGACGATCGTCACCGGGATGCGCACGCCGACGGCGCGATCGGTGAATCCCTCGGGCGAGCGCGGGACGATGCGGATGGCAATCTCGCGCGGGCCAGGGGGCGTGTCGCGCCCGACGTGGAGATCGACGGAGATCCGGCCCGGACCGGCGGGACCTAGCTCGACCTTGGCCGGCGACGACGACGCGAAAGGGGGCAGCCCCTCGAATTCGAGGTCGGCCCCGAGGACCTCGCCAATCTCGCTGCCCTCCAGGCTGATCGCCGCCTGGCCCTTCCCTTCTTGCTTCACCGCGCCAAACGGCGAGGCGACCGCGGCCTTCAGGTGAATGGGCGGGATCACGCGGACGGCGGGCGCGCGCCGGGTGCGGGTGAGGACGCCGCCTTCCCCAGGGGTCATGCGGGCCTCGAGGCAGAGCGCGCCGTTCTTCGCGGGCGTCACCGTGGCCTCGAATCCGCCGCCCTCGATCCGGCGCAACGGCAAGGGCGCCCCTGACGAGAATGCCGCGTCGTCGCAGGTCCCCGGGGACTCGGCCATTGCGAGCGCGAACGCGTGCCGGTCGAGGAACGCCGCCGGCGGGACCTTGCCCCCGGGCGTCGCGAGGCGGAAGCGCAATGCGCGCGGCTTGCCCACCTCGAGCACCTGCGGGTGATCCACGAAGCCGAGATCGAGATCGAGGTTCTGCAGCACCGCATAGCGTCCGCCCGTGCCGCCGCCCCCCACGTCGAGCCGATACGGGCCCGCCAGAGGGCGCGCGACGCGGTAGAGGCGGTATGCAGGGCCGTCGACGAACGAGACCGCGGCGGGGTCTTTGTTGTCGGTGGGCAGCTCGGCGCCCGCAGGATCGAAGAGGCGGACCGAGAGCTTGGGCGGGCCGACCAGGACCACGCCGAGCGAGAGCGCGCCCTCGTCGATGGCGAGCGTCTGCGTCGCGGCAGAGGGGCCTTCGGCGAGGCGGCTGCCGAACAGGCGCGCGTAGATGTCGGCGAACGTCCGCGGCAGCTCGTCGGCGCGATCGGTCGCGACGCCGAGGCCGCCCGTCTTGCCCCCGAGCTGCTCAAGAAAGGCGCGAGGAGCGCTCTTCGACAACCCCACGGCGTACACGCGCGTCTTGCCGAGCGCGGGGAGGATCTCGTCGAGCACGCGCTTCTGGCAGAGCTCCTCGGCGCGCACCTTGGCCGCGCGCGCGGCCTCGGCGAGGGGGCCCTTCGGGTCGGGATCGCAGCGGCCGTCGGTGAGAAAGACGATGAGGTCCTGATCGCCCGCCTCGCGCGGCGCCGACGCGAACAGGCGGCGCGCGCCCTCGAGGCCGGCGGTGAAGTCGGTCCACGCGCCGTCGTTGCCCACGGCTCGCACCGCGCGCTTGACGGCCTCGCGATCGGCCGAGGAGCGCACGGTGACGAAGCCGGTCATTGCGTCGCGCGCGCCCCCGTCGAAGCCCGCCACCGCGAGCGAATCCCCCTCGCGGGTGAGGTCGACGAAGAGCTCGGCGGCGACCTTGCGCAGCTCCTTCGGATCCGTGGAGCGCATCGACGAGGAGGCGTCGATGACGAGCACGGTGCGCAGCGCGCCCTCGGCCGACGCATCCACGGTCGCAGTGAGCACGGCGAGGGCCGAGCCGAGGGCCACGGCGAGCGGGAGGGCTTCGATGGCGCGCATGGGCGCGCGGATGCTAGCCGAAGTGGAGGGAGAGGTGGAGGCCGCTCGGTCTCAGCGGTCTTGCGACTCGACGAGGCGGTCGACGATCGCCCCGGTCGTGAACGCGTATACGCCCTTGTGGAGCACGTCGATGATCTGCTCGTCGCGAGGCCAGGTCCACGGCGGCGCGCCGACGCCCGTGGCGTTCTCGAGCGTCTGATCGATCGACAGGCGTATCCCCGTGAACATGAACGAGGAGAACGGCCCGCGAATGCCGCGCGAGGCCATGAACGCGCGGATCACGCCCGCGGCGATGCCTTGCCCCCAGTGCATGGCGTGATTGAGGCCCCAGCGCTCCCGGTCGGGCTTGTGCGGCAGGCCGAGGAGCCGCTCCAGCGTATGGGCAGGAACGTAGGAATTCGGGCGGCGCGTGATGAGCTGCTCGAGCTTCTCGGCGAGCGTCATCGCCGCCACGCCGGCCAGGCCGGCGAGGATGCCTTGTCCAATCGTCTTCCACACCATGCGTGGAATCTAATGTCGCGGGGCACCGCGTCACGGGTCCAACTCTCCATCGAATGCAGCCAGGCGGCTCGGGCCGCGGGCGCCGGGCTCGGCCTCGAGAGCGCCTGGCCTCCCCCGCCCGCTCTCCCGGGCTCGTGTCCCGTGGCTCCGCGATCGCTTGCGTTCCACCTGATTGCGCTGCTAGGCCAAACCTCCCATGAAGCGCCGCAGATCCGCCAAGCTGCCTCCTCCGGAGGGCTTTGTCCGAGCCATCACGCTCGTCCGCGAGCGCATCGAGGACCCGAACGTCTATCCCTACAACATCCCGGCCATTCGTTCGCTCGATACCCTCGAGCTCCATCCCAGGGTGACGTTCCTCGTGGGTGAGAACGGCTCGGGCAAGTCCACGATCCTCGAAGCCACGGCGATGCTGCTCGGGTTCAACGCGGAGGGGGGCACGAAGAACTTCAGCTTCGCCACGCGCCACTCCGAGTCCGACCTCCATCGGGCCTTGCGGCCCGTGCGTAACGCGCGCCGCGAGCGGCACGGCTATTTCCTCCGCGCCGAGAGCACGTTCAACGTCGCCACCTACATCGAGGAGCTCGGCATCGTCCAGTGGTATGGCGGCCGCTCGCTCCACGAGCAGTCCCATGGCGAAGCCTTCCTGACGCTCGTCGAGCAGCGATTCCACCCCGAGGGTCTGTACCTCCTCGACGAGCCTGAAGCCGCGCTCTCTCCGGGGAGGCAGCTCCGCTTCCTGGGGCATCTCCACGTGCTCGCCAAGGCGGGCGCTCAGTTCATCATCGCGACGCATTCGCCGATCTTGCTCGCCTATCCGGGGGCGCTCCTTTACGAGCTGTCGGAGAACGGCATCGCCGCGGTCCAGTACGAGGACACGGAGCATTACCGCCTCACCCGCGACTTCTTGCTGCATCGCGATCGGTTCTTTCATGAGATGTTCAAGGAGGAGGACGAGGAGGGGGGTTGACGGGTACGCTCGGCGCAACCAGGAACCAGCTCGAATCGACAGTCTTGGAGACGGTTCCAGCTCCACCTGAGCCCCCCATTCGCTCTGCCTTGCCGCCAGCCGAGCCTCGTGCGACTCGGTCCTCCATGCAAGCAAGGACGAGACGCCGCTCGATGATCCTTGGCATTCTGGTGTTGGGCCTCGGTGGGGCATGGATGACGGGTGCGTGCGGTTCGCCTCTCGATCCGGATCCTGTCGATTCGTGCCCGGCTCCACCCGACACCCCGACCGACACGTCGGCCGATTGCGCGGAGCCGATGCCCGAGCCGTGCATGCGTTACCGCATCCCGCTCGCGGGAAACCCGAGCACGGACGTGGCGCTGCGGAGCAAGTACATCGCTGCCTTCGGCAGCGCTTGCTACATGTCCGAGGCCAATACGTTCGACTGCTTCTACCAGGATTGGAAGGCAGCGTGCGCCGACGCCGTGAAGATCGGCGACGTGTCGGGAAATGCGCCGTACGACAAGGGCTACACGTGCCAGCCCGTCGGCAACGGTGACTACACGTTGCAGGTCGGCCCGGATGTCGCGAACAAGATCACGATCAACTTTCAGGCCGCGCCGCTCCAGACGTCGCTCATCGAGATCAAGGGCGGCCCGACGGAGGTGAGCAGTCCGTACCGGAACTTGGTCGAGGTCACGACCATCGAACCGGACAAAGGCTTCTACTGCACGAGCGGCCAGGTCGGCGCCGACGGCATGCCCCTCGACCAGAGGAAGTGGATCCTGGAGGTCAACCGCGAGGCGCACGGCGGCAAGATTCACTCCGATCTCGCGGGCTTCACGTGGCCTTGTGAGGATGAGAACTGCAAGCCGACGACGTGCACCGAGAAGCTCGTCCTCAAAGATCCGAAAGGCACGCCTGAAAATGACCCCGATCGCGCGCAGGTGCACCACGTGGTGCCCAGGAAGGACCTGCGCGGTTGCCCGTGGGGCACGAACGCGTACAAGAACGCGGCCGTCATCTCGCGGAGGCTCAACCGATTTCTTTTCAACAAGGTCCCGCCGGAAAAAGAGGTGCTGCAGATCAACAAGGTTCCGCCGTACACGCCGTGATGCGGTAGGCGAACGCAGGCGGCGAGCCCGTTGACGCCGCGACCGACGGGGTCTAGGCGAAACACCATGATCGAGCGGGTCACCCGCCACTTCGGACGCCTCGTCTTCGACCGAGACGCCATCGTGCGCGCCGCGCTGCGCGCGTACGTCGAAACCCACCTCGAAGGGATCGCGCGCTTTGCCTTCCCGGCCTGCGACGGCGCGATGTGGGAGGGCGACCTCCAGCGGGGCGCCATCTACAACGATGACGGAGAAGGCAACTACGAGGTCGTGGCGTGGAACGAGGCGGGCGTCGTCGGCCTCGCGTACGAGCTCGGGTGCGGTCCGATCGAGCAGCTCGACCTCCCGCTCGACGCCGTGACCCGCGGCCCGGACGACGTGCGCGGGGCCGTGCCGGGGCTCCCCGCCGAGCTCGAGCCCGCGTTCGTGATGGCCGTCGGCATGCTCGCCACGGGAGAGGCGAGAGACGATGGGGTGGTGTATGGGGAGAAGCTGGCCGGCGTGGGCTTCTGGCTTCACGGCGATCACGCGGGAGGCACGCTCCTCACCTTCCGCGATCGGTATCGGGCCCACGGCGCCGTCCGGCTGGCCGCGTGGGGCTTGCTCCACAATGGGCGGCTCTTGCCGCTGTCGTGTGAGTCGTATCGTCCACGCCCCGGGTGGATCGTGACGAACCACAACCGCCCAGAAGACGCCCCCGCCCACGCGGTCATCGACGCGGTGGTCGATCGGAGGCTGAAAGGCCCCACGGAGTTCACGCCCGCCGAGCTCGAGACGCTCCTTCTCCCCGCGCCCAAGCCGGAGCGCGTGCTCGCCGCCCAGCGCAGGCTTCAGCAGGTGGGCATCACCTGGCCCGGCTAAAGCGGCCACGACCCCCGCATCCACCGCAACACTTTCCCCCTTCCCAAACCACCCCTCATCCCCGACCATGGCCGGTCATGGATGGAACCCTCGCATCGATCCTGAGCTTTTACATCTTCTCCTCCGGCCGCCGCCTCTTTGCCATGCAGCAGGTCAAGAGCGCCGCGCAAACCGCCGGCTTCAATGCCCTCGCCTCCCACGCCGACGCCTGCATCGCGCACGACCGCGCCACGCGTGACCTAGAGGCGAAATGGGCGGGGCAAAAGACGGGCACCTCCTATGCCCCCGAGGCGCGCCAGATCGATATCTACGTCGACGCCGCCCTCACCGCCCTGCGCGACGGGATCGATTCACAGATCAAGGCCTCGGCCCCCGGGGACCCGCTCGGCGAGGCCGCGCAGCGCCTCTCCGAGGAGCTCTTCCCCAAGGGCGCGGGCGCGATCACCTCCCTCCCCTATGTCGAGGAGCTCGCCGAATTGCAGCGGGTCCTCGGACGCGTGCAGCACCCGGAATGGGCGGCGGTCATTGGCGATCTCGGCCTCGGCCGGCAGGTCGCGCGGCTCGCGGCCCTCGAGGCGCAATATGGCGCGGCGCTCGTGGGCGGGGGGAGCCAGGTGACGTTCGCGCAGGTCAAGGACGCGCGCGCCAAGGGACAGAGCCTCATGCTCCAGGCCGTCGCAATGGCCCTGGGCCAGCACCCCTCCGACGGCGAGGCCGACCGCAAGGCGCGCAATGGCCTGCTCGCCCCCATCTTCGCCCAGAACGAGGCCATCCGCAGCTACCTCCGCCAGCGCAAGGCCATCGAGGACGTCAACCCGGACACCGGCGAGGTCGAGCCCGCCCCCGCCCCCCAGCCCCCCGCGCCCTGACCGGACGGGGTTCGACCCCCCCTCGCCCACCCCGCGCCCCTCCCCCGGCGCGAGGCGACCCCCCGACAAAATGCCCGTCCCCCTCGCCGGCCCGAAGGCAATCGGCGCCCCGAGACCCCTCGCCCCTGCGCGGCCGGGCTCGTTCCCGCGCCTCGCGCGGCCCCCGACCCTCTCGGCCGGGACCCCGATGCCGCCTCGATTGGGTCGCGAGGGTCGCGCGCTCGGAGGCGAGCGCCAATGGAAGAGGTCGGCGGGCCCTGCGGTCGGGCCTCGTGCGCGGGCCGGAAAGCCCCAGGAGGTCGCCGGTCCGCGCTCGGTGCGCGGTCGCGAGGGGTGTCGGGCTCTTCTTCTGGAGGGCGTGTTCGAGCGGCGAATGGCGCGGGGCGAATCTGCCGGGGGACGAGCGTCGCCGCGCGTGCGCGCGTGCCCCTTTCAGGGGACGGGACGCTGCGTCGCCTTCAGCCGATGGCAACCATCGGGGCTGCCCATGTCGCAGGCCCTGGCGTAGAGAGCCGCGGCGCGCGCGTCGTCCTTGGCCACGCCTTGACCATTCTGGAACATGACGCCGAGGCTCGTGCAGGCGAGGCCCTCGCTCGCGTCACAGACCCTGGTGAGGAGGGCAAAGGCGCGCGCATCGTCCCTGGCCACGCCTTTGCCCATGGCCACCCTGGTGCCGAGGAGGGCGCAGGCCAGGCCATGGCTCCCATCGCAGGCCTTGCTCAGGAGAGCCGTGGCGCGTGCATCGTCCTTGGCCACGCCACTTCCCTTCGCGAACAGCTCGGCGAGGGCGGAGCACCCGACGGCCTCGCCCCCGTCGCAGGCCTTGGTCAGGAGAGCCGCGCCGCGTGTCTCGTCCTTGGCCACGCCTTCTCCGCCCGCGAACATGACGCCAGCGAAAAAGCAGGCTTTCGAATTGCCCCCCTGACAGCCCTTGACCAGGAGGGCCGCGGCGCGCGCCTCGTCCTTGCTCACCCCTTCCCCGTGCCGGAACATGTTGCCGGCGCTGGCGCAGCCGAGGGCCAGGCCGCCGTCGCAGGCCTTGGTGTAAAGGGCCGTCGTGCGCGCGCCGTCCCCGCGCGGGTTGCTCCCACGGAGCGCGTTGCCGAGGAGGAAGCAGCCGAGGAGGTCCTGCCCGTCGCAGCCCTTGGTGTAGAGCTCCGCCGCGCGCGCGCCGTCCTTGGCCACGCCGAGCCCCTGTGCGAACAGAATGCCGAGGTTGGAGCAGGCCGGCGCAAGGCCCGCGTCACAGGCCTTGGTCAAGAGGGTCGCCGCGCGCGCGTCGTCCTTGGCCACGCCGCGGCCCTTTGCGAGTCGAAGGCCGAGGTGAAAGCACCCCTGGGCCTCGCCCCCATCGCAGGCCTTGGTGTGGAGCGCAATGGCGGCAGCTTCGGGTTTGCCCGCGCCCGGATCTTTCTCGGATGGAGAACCGCGGCCGATGCAGGCGACCGCATCCCCGGCCCAGCAGGCTTGGTCGAAGAGGCTCGCGGCGCGCGTATCGTCCTTGCGCACGCCGCGGCCTTGCTCGTAGAGGGCGCCGAGAGACGCGCAGCCCACGCTTCCCAGATGGCAGCTCCTGCCATAAAGCATCGCGGCGCGCGCCTCGTCCTCGGCCACGCCCTTGCCGCGCTCGTGGAGGACGCCGAGGCCGTAGCAGCCTATCTCCTCGCCAGCATCGCAAGCCTTGGCATAGACGATCGCAGCGCGCGCGTCGTCCCTGGCCACGCCCTGTCCCTGCTGGAGCATGACGCCGAGTCGGGTGCAGCTCGGGCCATCGCCAGCATCGCAAGCCTTGCCGTACAGGCTCGCGGCGCGCGCTTCGTCCTCGGCCACGCCCTTGCCGCCCTCGAGCTCCTCGTTCACGGCCGGGTCCGGGCTCTCGGGCGCCTGAGCTGCCGGCGCACAGGCTGCGAGCAGCAGGCCCAGCACCATCGATGGCCCGGGCCACGGCCGTGAGGCCATCGGCATGGGGCTCGGCTTCTTCGCACGATTGAATGTCTTCATGGGATCGTCGACGGTCGAAGTTTGGTGAGGTGTACGGTGATCGTACGACGCTAGGCAAGCCCTCACGCAGCCGCCGCGATGCCGTCCACCTCACCGCGGCGTCCACGGCCGCGCCCCTCGCCGCCTCAGCAGGATTGCCACGGGTCGCGATGATTGACAGGGAGGGATGCGCCGTGATTCCCATGGGCAATGCGAATCAACTTGCTTGGCATATCGACGGTCCTCACCCTCCTCTGCGCCTCCGCGGCCCTCGCCGGCTGCCCCGACAAGGATCCCCCGCCCGACAACACCGGCGGCGCGGGCGGCACGGGCGGCACGGGCGGCACGGGCGGCACGGGCGGCACGGGCGGCGCGGGCGGCTCCTCCAGCGTCATTCTCGAGCTGACCGACACCTATCGAGCCGA includes:
- a CDS encoding vWA domain-containing protein; amino-acid sequence: MRAIEALPLAVALGSALAVLTATVDASAEGALRTVLVIDASSSMRSTDPKELRKVAAELFVDLTREGDSLAVAGFDGGARDAMTGFVTVRSSADREAVKRAVRAVGNDGAWTDFTAGLEGARRLFASAPREAGDQDLIVFLTDGRCDPDPKGPLAEAARAAKVRAEELCQKRVLDEILPALGKTRVYAVGLSKSAPRAFLEQLGGKTGGLGVATDRADELPRTFADIYARLFGSRLAEGPSAATQTLAIDEGALSLGVVLVGPPKLSVRLFDPAGAELPTDNKDPAAVSFVDGPAYRLYRVARPLAGPYRLDVGGGGTGGRYAVLQNLDLDLGFVDHPQVLEVGKPRALRFRLATPGGKVPPAAFLDRHAFALAMAESPGTCDDAAFSSGAPLPLRRIEGGGFEATVTPAKNGALCLEARMTPGEGGVLTRTRRAPAVRVIPPIHLKAAVASPFGAVKQEGKGQAAISLEGSEIGEVLGADLEFEGLPPFASSSPAKVELGPAGPGRISVDLHVGRDTPPGPREIAIRIVPRSPEGFTDRAVGVRIPVTIVPLTFWERYGRTIQLVGAALTTLLLVLGIVLPARFRRTAVLHCEDRRDPDLPRQTKFPLGTRARAGFYRSATLLLGPTGPVRRGGVLELRAGPGGAVLGQPMGGRRVRELPREGEFGASEEGREVRLVKGRFRAMPGVRYEVEGTGLVFSWTPR
- a CDS encoding tubulin-like doman-containing protein; this encodes MTLSEKKIAPAFFIGLGGAGGAIVDELARKVKQDDAFERYNDLVHFFAFDTDADDLARLVWVDAAHKFVLSDFDKPEYVELKQGKLHAKADPLFTQWWPEWYRPRAQRGKGAGQIRIESRLSLYHHLENDRAKIVSTLEKAIRRAYDVHNPFRANKAAKIHVYASLAGGTGSGGFVTMALTLRRLLGGQRGHRMIGTFVLPNVFRGKGLPPNQFDKIMANGYAALQELELLQSASPAAPVVFHYDPDNPERVTVDRPPFDQIYLVEEKTDAGVVIADSQEIYPAIADAAHAQIFTSILDREGSTLDNDTRELMQLDEQAFTKSFGSFGISAMVLPVEDLLEYGALRLGSELLLAAVPGGSAALGDGADLDAADDAFVRGLDAKAAGRAEEGEPYRRAVEWARGGGAGGEGAIGAFVRRCREDVLRRVDEAIKLRGWDDAELAAFERDPERVRSETAQAFAALKTQLGKSEDGARDRAREAAARVAADTGDLSLTELAKGKGPTEARYFHALLRGAIAAEQEETRKAYERGLVLADGRLVEDLKRRVEELAEAAPETLLEKLPGRENDYFEVASTFAAWYRDMLDGLRARVRANAMLEFYAAVLKELDRRRLSSFHFFARVDRIQRRLEERAARLVSSGGRRQEGSDANRYVLDVEVLQDHRSGKRLWEHLYARIVRPSDLQLSGALSRLAAVASGGGAEQDIERRIIDDLVQLAAAALRGRIAGSEAERGLRIDEELAFEASIVSAARRLERRLGTLPPTSDPAWLEEAQRTPEDEIASYIKDKLEHASVKCAPFVTLGAGAPLLPDKAYAVMHHDYERSLGPVLAHLASHRVDRGQIVPSERPGEVIFYLARLGCPLHAVKSLSDYERRYRAVKDKELSEGAKVPGLPKGVPQIPIHIDKNWEGAPDPDTRLFRISIDGVKEGDSKISWAERIEKVRDERGEHQDENDDLRDFTLAIAFGLIRRADSGYLLDDPDLPEDRRKLGKFRDQAFAGYRGRIEAQKVWVRRGWLARLVALEEERDVARLRAICEEHVTELERLVKVADGVGGKPELEHLGRELSHFAAFRKEKGL
- a CDS encoding AAA family ATPase, with the protein product MKRRRSAKLPPPEGFVRAITLVRERIEDPNVYPYNIPAIRSLDTLELHPRVTFLVGENGSGKSTILEATAMLLGFNAEGGTKNFSFATRHSESDLHRALRPVRNARRERHGYFLRAESTFNVATYIEELGIVQWYGGRSLHEQSHGEAFLTLVEQRFHPEGLYLLDEPEAALSPGRQLRFLGHLHVLAKAGAQFIIATHSPILLAYPGALLYELSENGIAAVQYEDTEHYRLTRDFLLHRDRFFHEMFKEEDEEGG
- a CDS encoding tetratricopeptide repeat protein; translated protein: MKTFNRAKKPSPMPMASRPWPGPSMVLGLLLAACAPAAQAPESPDPAVNEELEGGKGVAEDEARAASLYGKACDAGDGPSCTRLGVMLQQGQGVARDDARAAIVYAKACDAGEEIGCYGLGVLHERGKGVAEDEARAAMLYGRSCHLGSVGCASLGALYEQGRGVRKDDTRAASLFDQACWAGDAVACIGRGSPSEKDPGAGKPEAAAIALHTKACDGGEAQGCFHLGLRLAKGRGVAKDDARAATLLTKACDAGLAPACSNLGILFAQGLGVAKDGARAAELYTKGCDGQDLLGCFLLGNALRGSNPRGDGARTTALYTKACDGGLALGCASAGNMFRHGEGVSKDEARAAALLVKGCQGGNSKACFFAGVMFAGGEGVAKDETRGAALLTKACDGGEAVGCSALAELFAKGSGVAKDDARATALLSKACDGSHGLACALLGTRVAMGKGVARDDARAFALLTRVCDASEGLACTSLGVMFQNGQGVAKDDARAAALYARACDMGSPDGCHRLKATQRPVP